The following DNA comes from Acidimicrobiia bacterium.
TGGTACGCCGTGATCGATGGTGGCCAGCGTGAGGTCCGGACGCCGGACCGGGCGGCCCGCCAGGCGCAGCCCGTCGAATGCTTGCGGAGAGGTGACTTCGTGAACGAGGTGGAGATCGATGTAGAGGAGATCCGGTTCGCCGGGCGCCGCGTGTACGACGTGGTCGTCCCAGACCTTGTCGAAGAGGGTTCTCGTCATCGGTGTCCTTCCGTGAAGGCGATAGCGTAGCCGCCGCGCTGAACCGCGTCCCGGAGTCCGTCACCGATCCGTGCTATCCCCGATCGGTGTCGGTTCGGGCTCTTCGCCGAAGACATGATCGAGCGCTTCGGCGAGGTCACCGAGCGCGGCGGATCTGGAAGGCGAAGCCACGAGGACCGCCCCGTCCCAATCCGAGCGGCTCAAACGGTGCTGAGCATCCAGCCAGTAGGCAGCCCGGCGCTCGCCGTCGTGGTATTGGTCGATTCTCCACCATTGTCCGTTGATCGCCTCGTCCCATCCGACCGACACGAGGTGTGAGACATCCGCGACTTCTCCGGTTCGATCGTCGAGAACGGTGATCGCTTTGAGGTGGCCCGCCTCGAAGGGCACCTTGACCAGGATCGGATAGATGCCGAAACGGGGGACGACCATCTCGTCTTCGCAGGGGTACGTAACCGGATCGCCGTCGCCGACCGTGAACGTGTAGGAAGTCCAGATGGATTCGGGTGGAGCGGTGAGGTCCATGCTGGCCGACCACGAACCGATGAACCCGCCTTCGGCGAGGGCGAACGTGTCGTCGATTCGGAGCGATTCCTCGAGGTGCACGATGCTCCGCCGGCGCGCCCCGATGTGACGGTCTCGTTGCTCGATGCGCTCCCAGGTCGTTCCTTCATCGAAGGGCGGTGGCACGCGACTGCGGTCCCACCGGTCGGACGCACGACGCCAGACCCTCGACATCCGGTTCTCCGTCATTCCAGCGCCCTCTCGAAGGCGGCGGCGGTCTCGGCCTGATATCCGACCAACCGGATTTCCTGAAAGATCCCGGGGTGAGATGCAACCCACTTGCGGCACGTGTCCGCGATTAAGTTGGTTGCTTCGGTGAGCGGGTAGCCGAATATACCGGCCGAAATGGCCGGCATCGCAACGGAGGTCGCTCCCGCGCCGGCCGCCGCCGAGAGGGCTGCGGCGACGGCCGCCCGCAGCAACGTCTCGTTGTCCCGACCGGCTGAGAAGCGCGGTCCGGCGACGTGAATGATCCATTGGGCCGGCATATCTCCCGCACCGGTAACGGCCGCACCGCCGGGTTCGAGTGGCCCGTGTTCCCGAACCCAGGTGTCGGATTCCTCCTGCACCACCACGCCGCCGGCCCGGACCATTGCCGCGGCAACGCCGCCGCCATGCTGGAGTTGCTCGTTGGCTGCATTCACGACCGCGTCAACATCTTGTTCGGTCAGGTCGCCTTGCACGACCCGGATCGGCTCAGTTGGTTCGTTCACAATGCCAGGCTACGCGATTGCGGCCCGTTGTCCGATACAGTCCGGGCTATGAAGTCCTGGCTCATCGTTTCGCTGCTGACCGTCGAACTCGGCGGGACGTTCGGAGTGGCCTCGGCGGAGGCCGTTGTTGTGTCGAGCGGTGAGATTGAGGTGACCCTGTCGGTGGAGGTCGGAGGGAATCCGGTCGGAGTTGTTGCACACTTCATCGATCCCGGCGACGATCAGGAAACGGTGACCCTCGGGCATCAGGGCGCCGGGATTTACGGGGGCACCGCACTGGTTGAGCGGGCCGACTTGATTGTTGTGTTCGAAGCCATCGGCGCCGGCGCTGTTTCAGTACTGGCGCGGCCGGTGACGTTGACCGAACTCGGCGTCGATCCAGCGCTTCTCCTCGACGAGGTGGGCACGTCTGCCGGGGGGGATGTGGAACTCAGGCTGGACGCCACCACGGAGCGCTGGGGGTGGGCGGCGCTCGGTCTCACCGCGGCCGCCTTGTCTCTGCTTGCCTGGTGGGCGCTGGCCGATTACCCGAAGCGCACGCGGTCCGCGATGCCCGAACCGGTTGACGAGGACCAATAGGGGTTCGTGCCGGTAATCCTCCTGGATGGATCCGGCCGCATTCGCACCGGGCGCGGCGCCGCTCAGGATTCCGGAACTCGATCCCCGGCATCGAGCCTGGCCTGCTCGATTTGCCGGGTGTTGAGCACCGGCAGTGCAACAACGAAGAGCACCGCGTACACGGCTCCGCCGGCCAGGAACGGCATGCGGAGGGCCAGGTCGCGGGACCAGATCGCCTCGACCAAAGCCACCAGGGTCCCGCCTGCCAGCATTCCGAGGGGCATCATTCCCCATGCGAAGAACCGGTAGACGCTGTTGACGCGACCGAGGAGCGCGTCGGGGATGATCGTCTGTCGTAGTGAAACGGTGATCACGTTCCACAACACCGCCAGAAAGCTGGCGATGAAGAACATGATCCATACAACGATCGAACTCGACGTCAGCCCGGTAAACACCAGGGTGG
Coding sequences within:
- a CDS encoding macro domain-containing protein translates to MNEPTEPIRVVQGDLTEQDVDAVVNAANEQLQHGGGVAAAMVRAGGVVVQEESDTWVREHGPLEPGGAAVTGAGDMPAQWIIHVAGPRFSAGRDNETLLRAAVAAALSAAAGAGATSVAMPAISAGIFGYPLTEATNLIADTCRKWVASHPGIFQEIRLVGYQAETAAAFERALE